The following are from one region of the Jatrophihabitans telluris genome:
- a CDS encoding site-2 protease family protein produces the protein MSYPFRQPRRAAIRPSPIFLGVLALAVATGGYVYAVGNTLTRTTQFLAFLFVVGAWIVSLCLHEFGHAFLAWRFGDREVETRGYLTLNPLKYANWVLSLLLPVLFIMVGGIALPGGAVYLHHHYFRTKLQRSLVSLIGPAANAVLGVLLILLARDSLIANHRVFFAMVSFVASLQIMAAILNVLPIPGLDGYGAIEPYLSPQTQRSFEPVKPFGMLGLFVLLQVASLNRFFFDIIYGIFSAVGGNRSAASLGYDIMRFWIA, from the coding sequence ATGAGCTATCCGTTCCGCCAGCCCCGTCGCGCCGCGATCCGTCCCAGCCCGATCTTCCTGGGCGTGCTGGCCCTGGCCGTCGCGACCGGTGGCTATGTCTACGCCGTCGGCAACACGCTGACCCGGACGACCCAGTTCCTGGCGTTCCTGTTCGTCGTGGGTGCCTGGATCGTCAGCCTCTGCCTGCACGAGTTCGGTCACGCGTTTCTGGCCTGGCGGTTCGGGGATCGCGAGGTCGAGACCCGCGGCTACCTGACCCTCAACCCGCTCAAGTACGCCAATTGGGTGCTCAGCCTGCTCTTGCCGGTGTTGTTCATCATGGTCGGTGGGATCGCGCTGCCCGGCGGGGCGGTCTACCTGCACCACCACTATTTCCGCACGAAACTCCAGCGCTCGCTCGTCAGCCTCATCGGACCGGCCGCCAACGCGGTGCTCGGTGTCCTGCTCATCCTGCTCGCCCGCGACAGTCTCATCGCGAACCACCGGGTCTTCTTCGCGATGGTGTCGTTCGTGGCCAGCCTGCAGATCATGGCGGCGATTCTCAACGTGCTCCCGATCCCAGGGCTCGACGGTTACGGGGCGATCGAGCCGTACCTCAGCCCGCAAACCCAGCGATCGTTCGAGCCGGTCAAGCCGTTCGGAATGCTCGGGCTGTTCGTACTGCTGCAGGTTGCCTCGCTGAACCGGTTCTTCTTCGACATCATCTACGGGATCTTCTCCGCCGTCGGCGGCAATCGCAGCGCCGCCTCGCTCGGCTACGACATCATGCGGTTCTGGATCGCCTGA
- a CDS encoding DUF3048 domain-containing protein — protein MAPAISKRTALVGTGVVAVLVLGTAAAVALTGKDAKPAANPATSTSSTPKASTTPSPSPAPSKPTAKPVAAVNPLTGVGAPFKGRVLAVKIDDTENGRPPVGLDKADVVYIEQAEGGLTRMVAVFGTNHPLVEPVRSVRASDAELLSQYGRIQLVASGGGGDSLSTLDRSVVTGVINDRGAAGFGRDGNRPAPYNLTANLAQIAANAKSGGAKNIGFTWSTPYSQLARAKAAPTVSTVVGSTSVTFAYVPSAHRYARTIGGQKLIAADGTPIGAANVLVQLCTVRTNPADVDVMGNPSQFTETVGSGPVVLFRDGKRVNGTWSRTSVTGITTYRDLRGKPLFMRPGGATVVLATKGAPVS, from the coding sequence ATGGCACCCGCCATTTCCAAGCGCACCGCACTCGTCGGAACGGGTGTGGTCGCAGTCCTGGTCCTCGGCACGGCAGCCGCGGTCGCGCTGACCGGTAAGGACGCCAAACCGGCGGCGAATCCGGCCACGTCGACCTCGTCCACACCCAAGGCGTCCACGACCCCCTCGCCCTCCCCGGCACCGAGCAAGCCGACCGCCAAGCCCGTCGCTGCCGTCAACCCACTCACCGGCGTCGGCGCCCCGTTCAAGGGCCGGGTGCTGGCGGTCAAGATCGACGACACCGAGAACGGACGGCCGCCGGTCGGACTCGACAAGGCCGACGTCGTCTACATCGAACAGGCTGAAGGTGGCCTGACCCGAATGGTCGCCGTGTTCGGCACCAACCACCCGCTGGTGGAGCCGGTGCGCAGCGTGCGGGCCAGCGACGCGGAGTTGCTCAGTCAGTACGGCCGGATTCAGCTCGTGGCCTCCGGGGGCGGCGGCGACTCGCTGTCGACCCTCGACCGCTCCGTCGTCACCGGCGTCATCAACGATCGCGGCGCGGCCGGCTTCGGCCGGGACGGCAACCGTCCGGCGCCGTACAACCTGACCGCCAACCTCGCTCAGATTGCCGCCAACGCCAAGTCCGGCGGCGCCAAGAACATCGGCTTCACCTGGTCCACCCCCTACTCCCAGCTGGCCCGGGCCAAGGCTGCCCCGACGGTCAGCACCGTCGTCGGCAGCACCTCCGTCACCTTCGCCTACGTACCGTCGGCGCACCGCTACGCCCGCACGATCGGTGGACAGAAGCTGATCGCGGCCGACGGGACGCCGATCGGGGCCGCGAACGTTCTCGTCCAGCTGTGCACCGTCCGCACGAACCCGGCCGATGTCGATGTCATGGGCAACCCGTCGCAGTTCACCGAGACCGTCGGTTCAGGGCCGGTGGTGTTGTTCCGCGACGGTAAGCGCGTCAACGGCACCTGGTCGCGCACGTCGGTCACCGGTATCACGACCTACCGTGACCTGCGCGGCAAGCCGTTGTTCATGCGCCCGGGCGGGGCCACCGTGGTGCTGGCCACGAAGGGCGCGCCCGTCAGCTGA
- the pgsA gene encoding phosphatidylinositol phosphate synthase gives MLNVLRAPLSKVVDPLGRSLANAGVTPDMVTVFGTIGATAAALGFYTRGSFFTGTLLIWFFVMLDMVDGAIARVAGLSSRFGAVLDSSCDRIADAAVFATLAWWFARHDHPALLAASLLCLVLGSLTSYIKARAEGMGMTANVGIAERAERLVIVLVGTGLTGWPFQVPYAQAIALWLLVAASTITVAQRFATVYKQARAQPAAGLGS, from the coding sequence GTGCTGAATGTGCTCCGGGCCCCGCTGTCCAAGGTCGTCGACCCGCTGGGGCGGTCACTGGCCAACGCCGGCGTCACCCCGGACATGGTCACGGTGTTCGGCACCATCGGCGCCACGGCCGCTGCCCTCGGCTTCTATACGCGCGGCAGTTTCTTCACCGGCACGCTGCTCATCTGGTTCTTCGTGATGCTCGACATGGTCGACGGCGCGATCGCCCGGGTAGCCGGTCTGAGTAGCCGGTTCGGCGCGGTGCTCGACTCCTCCTGCGACCGGATCGCCGACGCGGCGGTGTTCGCGACGCTGGCCTGGTGGTTCGCCCGGCACGACCACCCCGCCCTGCTTGCCGCCAGCCTGCTCTGCCTGGTCCTGGGGTCGTTGACGTCCTACATCAAGGCTCGCGCCGAAGGAATGGGCATGACCGCCAACGTCGGGATCGCCGAACGCGCCGAACGTCTCGTGATCGTGCTCGTGGGCACCGGGCTCACCGGCTGGCCCTTCCAGGTGCCCTACGCCCAGGCGATCGCGTTGTGGCTGCTCGTCGCGGCATCGACGATCACGGTGGCGCAGCGGTTCGCGACCGTCTACAAGCAGGCCCGCGCACAACCGGCGGCCGGGCTCGGTTCGTGA
- a CDS encoding DUF2277 domain-containing protein — MCRNIHTLRPPFVEHVTPEDVQAAALQYVRKIAGMRAPSKANTEAFEAAVLAVTAATSQLLDELVLKPTTSKHAQEFANHTAHVLAHREKQAHTH, encoded by the coding sequence ATGTGCCGCAACATCCACACCCTGCGACCGCCCTTCGTCGAGCACGTCACGCCCGAGGACGTTCAGGCGGCGGCGTTGCAATACGTTCGCAAGATCGCCGGCATGCGCGCTCCGTCCAAGGCGAACACCGAGGCGTTCGAGGCGGCGGTGCTGGCCGTGACGGCTGCGACCTCGCAACTGCTGGACGAACTTGTGCTCAAGCCCACGACGTCCAAGCACGCCCAGGAGTTCGCCAACCACACCGCCCACGTGCTGGCTCATCGCGAGAAGCAGGCCCACACCCACTGA
- the pdxT gene encoding pyridoxal 5'-phosphate synthase glutaminase subunit PdxT, whose product MPTIGVLSLQGDVQEHVAALEFAGATVISVRRERELDEVDALVIPGGESTTIIKLAQHFDLVEPLRKRISGGMPTYGSCAGMILLADRILDGTADQTTFGGIDMTVRRNAFGRQVESFEEQVSVEGIDGGPFTAVFIRAPWVESVGPDATPLATVTTGPAAGKVVAIRQQHLLATSFHPELTGDARVHEYFVRMVRDGARSAGVLPEQRGGATS is encoded by the coding sequence ATGCCCACGATCGGCGTGCTGTCGCTGCAAGGCGACGTTCAGGAACATGTCGCCGCCCTCGAGTTCGCCGGTGCCACCGTCATCTCGGTGCGCCGTGAGCGTGAACTGGACGAGGTCGACGCCCTGGTTATTCCGGGTGGGGAGTCCACCACGATCATCAAGCTGGCGCAGCACTTCGATCTGGTCGAGCCGCTGCGTAAGCGCATCAGCGGGGGAATGCCCACCTACGGGTCGTGCGCAGGGATGATCCTGCTCGCCGACCGAATTCTGGACGGCACGGCCGACCAGACCACCTTCGGTGGCATCGACATGACCGTGCGGCGCAATGCCTTCGGCCGTCAGGTCGAGTCCTTCGAGGAGCAGGTCAGCGTCGAGGGCATCGACGGCGGTCCGTTCACGGCTGTGTTCATCCGCGCGCCCTGGGTCGAGTCGGTGGGTCCGGACGCCACCCCGCTGGCCACCGTCACGACGGGACCGGCCGCAGGTAAAGTGGTCGCGATTCGCCAGCAGCACCTGCTGGCCACCTCGTTCCATCCCGAACTCACGGGTGACGCGCGAGTGCACGAATACTTCGTTCGGATGGTGAGGGACGGCGCGCGATCCGCGGGCGTGCTCCCGGAGCAGAGAGGGGGTGCCACCTCATGA
- a CDS encoding elongation factor G-like protein EF-G2 codes for MSMKTAGKTASKAPNVRAGIRPASRPAEIRNVALVGHCGVGKTTLVEYLLAHVGMIGRAGSIAEGTTVCDADPVEVAQQRSVFLAACPIQYGSGETAVRINLLDTPGFADFVGELRAGLRAADAALFVVSAADSLDETTLALWEECAAIGMPRAVVVNRLDAPRADLPATLAACRDAFGELGGNAVLPLYQPGPDGDGLVGLLSSAQDVFAEDRSALIEAVIAESEDETLLDRYLSGASLDPEMLSHDLHTAVGRGHFHPVIPVSATTGLGLSELLELMVSGFPTPLERPAPVCTTPDGQTLPELHCDPDGPLAGEVVRSYLDPYLGRVSLVRLFSGTVRADTALHVSGHGGESRGHPDHDLDERSAALLSCALEPIDAAVAGDLCVIARLATAETGDTISAQSYPMLIQPWVMPDPLLPIALRPATPNDEDPLAKALNRLAASDPGLRIERNAHTGQLVLWCLGEAHSEVVLARLRAGGAALVTEPVRVELLATFADTARGHGRQVKQSGGHGQYAVCDLEISPLPRGSGVTFVDKVVGGAVPNQFIPSVEKGARAQLAHGITSGVPVTDVQVTLFDGKAHSVDSSDAAFQVAAALAVKEAAAAGSVKLLEPIDAVEIIVTDEHIGAVMSDLSARRGRVSGSEPLASNRPGNRSVVRAEVPAVELLRYPITLRSLSAGAGTFRRSYLRHEPAPAAVAAAMLG; via the coding sequence ATGTCGATGAAGACAGCGGGCAAGACGGCGAGCAAGGCACCAAATGTGCGCGCGGGCATCCGTCCGGCGAGCCGTCCGGCCGAGATCCGCAATGTCGCCCTGGTCGGCCATTGCGGCGTCGGCAAGACGACGCTCGTCGAGTACCTGCTCGCGCACGTCGGCATGATCGGCCGCGCCGGTTCGATCGCGGAGGGGACCACGGTCTGCGACGCCGATCCGGTCGAAGTGGCCCAGCAGCGTTCGGTCTTCCTGGCGGCCTGCCCGATCCAGTACGGCTCCGGGGAGACCGCGGTGCGGATCAACCTGCTCGACACGCCGGGCTTCGCCGATTTCGTCGGAGAGCTGCGGGCCGGCCTGCGCGCCGCGGACGCCGCGTTGTTCGTGGTTTCGGCCGCAGACAGTCTCGACGAGACGACCCTCGCGCTCTGGGAGGAGTGCGCCGCGATCGGCATGCCCCGGGCGGTGGTGGTGAACCGGCTCGATGCGCCGCGCGCGGACCTGCCCGCCACCCTGGCCGCCTGCCGGGACGCCTTCGGCGAGTTGGGTGGCAATGCCGTGCTGCCGCTGTATCAGCCCGGCCCGGACGGGGACGGCCTGGTCGGATTGCTGTCCAGCGCGCAGGACGTCTTCGCCGAGGACCGATCGGCCCTCATCGAGGCGGTGATCGCCGAAAGCGAAGATGAGACGCTCCTGGACCGGTACCTGTCCGGAGCGAGCTTGGACCCCGAGATGCTCTCGCACGATCTGCACACCGCAGTCGGACGGGGGCATTTCCATCCGGTCATCCCGGTGTCGGCGACGACCGGTCTGGGACTGAGCGAGCTGCTGGAGCTGATGGTCAGCGGATTCCCGACGCCACTGGAACGACCGGCACCGGTGTGCACCACGCCCGATGGCCAGACGTTGCCCGAGCTGCACTGTGACCCGGACGGGCCGTTGGCCGGCGAGGTCGTGCGCAGCTACCTCGATCCGTACCTCGGACGGGTCTCACTGGTCCGGCTGTTCTCGGGCACCGTCCGCGCCGATACCGCGCTGCACGTCTCCGGTCACGGGGGCGAGTCACGAGGCCATCCAGATCACGACCTGGACGAGCGGTCCGCGGCGCTGCTCAGCTGCGCACTGGAACCCATCGATGCGGCGGTCGCCGGTGACCTGTGCGTGATCGCCCGGCTGGCCACTGCCGAAACCGGCGACACCATCTCGGCGCAGTCGTACCCGATGCTCATCCAGCCCTGGGTCATGCCCGACCCGCTGTTGCCGATCGCCCTCCGGCCGGCGACGCCGAACGACGAGGACCCGTTGGCCAAGGCGCTCAACCGGCTCGCCGCCTCCGATCCGGGGCTGCGGATCGAGCGCAACGCACACACCGGGCAACTGGTGCTGTGGTGTCTGGGCGAGGCACACAGCGAGGTGGTCCTGGCCCGGCTACGGGCCGGCGGCGCCGCGCTGGTCACCGAACCCGTCCGGGTGGAGTTGCTGGCGACCTTCGCCGACACCGCCCGCGGCCACGGCCGGCAGGTCAAGCAGTCCGGGGGCCACGGCCAGTACGCCGTCTGCGATCTGGAGATAAGCCCGTTGCCCAGGGGCAGCGGTGTCACGTTCGTCGACAAGGTCGTCGGCGGCGCGGTGCCCAACCAGTTCATCCCTTCGGTGGAGAAGGGCGCCCGTGCCCAGCTGGCGCACGGCATCACCTCGGGTGTCCCGGTCACCGACGTCCAGGTCACGCTGTTCGACGGCAAGGCCCACAGTGTCGATTCCTCCGACGCGGCGTTCCAGGTGGCCGCCGCCCTGGCGGTCAAGGAAGCAGCGGCCGCAGGCTCGGTCAAGCTCCTCGAACCTATCGACGCGGTCGAGATCATCGTGACCGACGAGCACATCGGCGCCGTCATGTCGGATCTGTCGGCACGCCGGGGGCGGGTCAGCGGCTCCGAGCCGCTCGCCTCGAACCGTCCGGGCAACCGCAGTGTCGTCCGCGCGGAGGTTCCCGCAGTGGAACTGCTCCGCTACCCGATCACCCTGCGCTCGCTCAGCGCCGGTGCCGGGACGTTCCGCCGCAGCTACCTGCGCCACGAGCCGGCACCCGCGGCGGTGGCCGCGGCCATGCTCGGCTGA
- a CDS encoding phosphatidylinositol mannoside acyltransferase, with product MKSLPSRERVTDGLTDFGYSAAWKLVRALPEPAARRAFERVADLATHRDGRSVQQLRKNLRRVLGPQRSEDELAAAVREGMRSYARYWLETFRLPSMDIDRVLADVHTEGYEHLETAAAAGRGVVVALPHSGNWDVAGLWLIQRGHPFTTVAERLKPETLFDKFVAYREGLGMEVLALTGGPHPPLDVLKQRLRAGGVVCLVADRDLSRSGIEVEFFGEPTRMPAGPSLLAATTGAALLPVHLNYRGRGWEQYIGAPVDLGPGRLREQLAVGTQALADVFAERIARHPSDWHMMQRLWLADLDQARLAAAPAAPAAPAAPAAPAAPAAPAAPISAGGE from the coding sequence GTGAAGTCCCTGCCCTCCCGGGAGCGGGTCACCGACGGCCTGACCGACTTCGGCTACTCGGCGGCTTGGAAGCTCGTCCGCGCACTGCCGGAGCCCGCGGCGCGGCGTGCTTTCGAGCGGGTGGCGGATCTGGCCACCCATCGCGACGGGCGATCGGTTCAGCAGTTGCGGAAGAACCTGCGTCGGGTGCTGGGCCCGCAGCGCAGCGAGGACGAGCTGGCGGCGGCGGTGCGCGAGGGCATGCGCAGCTACGCCCGGTACTGGCTGGAGACCTTCCGCCTGCCGTCGATGGACATCGACCGGGTCCTGGCCGACGTCCACACCGAGGGCTACGAGCACCTCGAGACGGCGGCGGCCGCGGGACGCGGTGTGGTGGTCGCTCTTCCGCACAGCGGGAACTGGGACGTGGCCGGTCTGTGGCTGATTCAACGCGGCCACCCGTTCACCACGGTCGCCGAACGGTTGAAGCCGGAAACTCTCTTCGACAAGTTCGTCGCCTATCGCGAGGGCCTGGGCATGGAGGTGCTCGCCCTCACCGGTGGCCCTCACCCGCCCTTGGACGTGCTCAAGCAGCGCCTTCGGGCCGGCGGGGTCGTCTGCCTCGTGGCTGACCGGGATCTGTCCCGCAGCGGCATCGAGGTCGAGTTCTTCGGCGAGCCGACGCGGATGCCGGCCGGACCCTCGCTGCTGGCGGCGACCACCGGAGCAGCCCTGCTCCCCGTGCACCTGAATTACCGTGGCCGCGGGTGGGAGCAATACATCGGGGCTCCCGTGGACCTCGGACCGGGTCGGCTGCGGGAGCAATTGGCGGTCGGTACTCAGGCGCTGGCCGACGTCTTCGCCGAGCGGATCGCCCGCCACCCGAGTGACTGGCACATGATGCAGCGACTGTGGCTGGCCGATCTGGACCAGGCCCGGCTGGCGGCCGCACCCGCCGCACCGGCCGCACCCGCCGCACCGGCCGCACCGGCCGCACCCGCCGCACCGGCCGCACCTATCTCCGCCGGGGGCGAGTGA
- the pdxS gene encoding pyridoxal 5'-phosphate synthase lyase subunit PdxS — translation MTSQYGVAPESSGSEHTVGTARVKRGMAEMLKGGVIMDVVTAEQAKIAEDAGAVAVMALERVPADIRAQGGVSRMSDPDMIDGIIAAVSIPVMAKARIGHFVEAQVLQSLGVDYIDESEVLTPADYANHIDKWQFTVPFVCGATNLGEALRRITEGAAMIRSKGEAGTGDVSNATTHMRTIGAELRRLTSLKGDELFVAAKELQAPYELVAEVARTGKLPVVMFTAGGIATPADAAMMMQLGAEGVFVGSGIFKSGNPAQRAEAIVKATTFFDDPDVIAKVSRGLGEAMVGINVEDIPQPHRLAERGW, via the coding sequence ATGACTTCTCAGTACGGGGTTGCGCCCGAATCCTCCGGCTCCGAGCACACCGTCGGGACCGCGCGAGTGAAGCGCGGCATGGCCGAGATGCTCAAGGGCGGCGTCATCATGGACGTGGTCACCGCGGAGCAGGCCAAGATCGCCGAGGACGCCGGGGCGGTCGCCGTGATGGCTCTCGAACGTGTTCCCGCCGACATCCGCGCCCAGGGCGGCGTTTCCCGCATGAGCGATCCGGACATGATCGACGGCATCATCGCCGCGGTCTCGATCCCGGTGATGGCCAAGGCTCGGATCGGGCACTTCGTCGAGGCGCAGGTCCTGCAGTCCCTCGGAGTGGACTACATCGACGAGTCCGAGGTGCTCACCCCGGCCGACTACGCCAATCACATCGACAAGTGGCAGTTCACCGTGCCGTTCGTCTGCGGCGCGACGAACCTGGGGGAGGCGCTGCGGCGCATCACCGAGGGCGCGGCGATGATCCGCTCCAAGGGCGAGGCCGGCACCGGTGACGTGTCGAACGCGACCACGCACATGCGCACCATCGGCGCCGAGCTCCGGCGGCTGACCTCGCTCAAGGGCGACGAGCTCTTCGTTGCCGCAAAAGAACTGCAGGCCCCGTACGAGCTGGTGGCCGAGGTGGCCCGCACCGGCAAGCTGCCGGTCGTGATGTTCACCGCGGGCGGCATCGCAACACCGGCCGACGCGGCCATGATGATGCAGCTGGGCGCCGAAGGCGTGTTCGTCGGCTCGGGAATCTTCAAGTCCGGCAATCCGGCCCAGCGCGCCGAGGCGATCGTCAAAGCAACCACGTTCTTCGATGACCCCGACGTGATCGCGAAGGTGTCTCGCGGCCTGGGCGAGGCCATGGTCGGGATCAACGTCGAGGACATCCCGCAGCCGCACCGCCTGGCCGAGCGCGGCTGGTAG
- a CDS encoding YebC/PmpR family DNA-binding transcriptional regulator: MSGHSKWATTKHKKAGIDAKRGKLFAKLIKNIEVAARTGGGDPDGNPTLYDAIQKARKSSVPLDNIDRAVKRGSGAEAGGADWETITYEGYGPSGVALLIECLTDNRNRAATEVRTAMTRNGGNMADPGSVSYLFSRKGVVIVPKTGLSEDDVLLAVLEAGAEEVNDIGDSFEVISEATDLIAVRTALQQAGIDYDSADSSFLPSVQVPLDEDGARKVFKLIDALEDSDDVQNVYANFDVSDEVMEAVG; encoded by the coding sequence ATGAGTGGTCACTCAAAATGGGCGACGACCAAGCACAAGAAGGCCGGCATCGACGCCAAGCGCGGCAAGCTCTTCGCCAAGCTGATCAAGAACATCGAGGTTGCGGCTCGCACCGGCGGCGGTGACCCGGACGGCAACCCGACTCTCTACGACGCCATTCAGAAGGCTCGCAAGTCCTCGGTTCCGCTGGACAACATCGACCGCGCGGTCAAGCGCGGCTCCGGGGCCGAGGCCGGCGGCGCCGACTGGGAGACGATCACCTACGAGGGCTACGGCCCGTCCGGTGTCGCGCTGCTCATCGAATGCCTGACCGACAACCGCAACCGGGCGGCGACCGAGGTTCGTACCGCGATGACCCGCAACGGCGGCAACATGGCCGATCCCGGGTCGGTGTCGTACCTGTTCAGCCGCAAGGGTGTGGTGATCGTGCCCAAGACCGGCCTGTCGGAGGACGACGTCCTGCTCGCGGTCCTCGAGGCCGGCGCCGAGGAGGTCAACGACATCGGTGACAGTTTCGAGGTGATCAGCGAGGCGACCGATCTCATCGCCGTCCGCACCGCCTTGCAACAAGCGGGCATCGACTATGACTCGGCGGACTCCTCGTTCCTGCCCAGTGTGCAGGTTCCCCTCGACGAGGACGGTGCGCGCAAGGTCTTCAAGCTGATCGACGCGCTGGAGGACTCCGACGACGTGCAGAACGTCTACGCCAACTTCGACGTCTCCGACGAGGTCATGGAAGCGGTCGGCTGA
- a CDS encoding glycosyltransferase family 4 protein: MRIGIVCPYSWDIPGGVQAHVRDLAETLISLGHAVSVLAPGDEDTPALPDYVVAAGKTVPIPYNGSVARLQFGLVSATRVRRWLRDGEFDVVHVHEPAPPSLSLLTVLLADAPLVATFHSSSERSRFLAMFDGVVQAVLERLSGRIAVSQAARKMIMVHLGADAVVIPNGVAVSAYAQAEPLAGYPRDPVRGGTVGFIGRYDEPRKGMSVLLEALQELIVTRPGIELLVAGRGDEDDFLRELPQELSGAVRMLGMVSEPEKASLLRSVDVYVAPNTGGESFGIILLEAMAARTAIVASDLDAFSRVLDDGRAGVLFPTRDAAALAGALESVLADPALRGQLAEASAEVVRPYDWGVVATQILRVYEIAIAGSVPV; the protein is encoded by the coding sequence ATGCGGATCGGCATCGTCTGCCCTTACTCATGGGACATTCCCGGCGGCGTGCAGGCCCACGTTCGAGATCTCGCCGAGACCCTGATCAGCCTCGGACACGCCGTGTCCGTGCTGGCTCCGGGCGACGAGGACACGCCCGCTCTGCCGGACTACGTCGTAGCCGCGGGCAAGACGGTGCCGATTCCCTACAACGGCTCGGTAGCCCGCTTGCAGTTCGGCCTGGTCTCGGCGACCCGGGTTCGTCGCTGGCTGCGTGACGGTGAGTTCGACGTCGTGCACGTGCATGAGCCGGCGCCGCCGAGCCTGTCCCTGCTCACCGTGCTGCTGGCCGACGCTCCGCTGGTGGCGACCTTTCACTCGTCCTCGGAGCGGTCCCGCTTCCTGGCCATGTTCGACGGCGTGGTGCAGGCCGTTCTGGAGCGCCTGTCGGGCCGGATCGCGGTCTCCCAGGCCGCCCGCAAGATGATCATGGTTCACCTCGGGGCGGACGCCGTCGTGATCCCGAACGGCGTCGCCGTGTCCGCCTACGCCCAGGCCGAGCCGCTGGCCGGCTACCCGCGGGACCCGGTCCGGGGCGGCACGGTCGGGTTCATCGGTCGCTACGACGAGCCCCGCAAGGGGATGAGCGTGCTGCTCGAGGCCCTGCAGGAGTTGATCGTGACGCGCCCGGGCATCGAGCTGCTGGTGGCCGGGCGGGGCGATGAGGACGATTTCTTACGCGAGCTGCCGCAGGAGCTGAGCGGGGCGGTGCGGATGCTCGGCATGGTGAGCGAGCCGGAGAAGGCGAGCCTGCTGCGCAGCGTGGACGTCTACGTGGCGCCGAACACCGGCGGGGAGAGCTTCGGCATCATCCTGCTGGAGGCGATGGCCGCCCGGACGGCGATCGTGGCCAGCGACCTCGACGCGTTCTCGCGGGTGCTGGACGACGGCCGGGCGGGCGTGCTGTTCCCGACGCGCGACGCCGCCGCCCTGGCCGGGGCCCTGGAGTCGGTGCTCGCCGACCCCGCCCTTCGGGGTCAGTTGGCCGAGGCCAGCGCCGAAGTCGTCCGTCCCTACGACTGGGGCGTCGTCGCCACCCAGATCCTGCGCGTGTACGAGATCGCTATCGCCGGGTCCGTCCCGGTCTGA